A genomic region of Cucurbita pepo subsp. pepo cultivar mu-cu-16 unplaced genomic scaffold, ASM280686v2 Cp4.1_scaffold000910, whole genome shotgun sequence contains the following coding sequences:
- the LOC111786005 gene encoding uncharacterized protein LOC111786005, whose translation MITVEVSPNEETRVNSSASPSASTATQNVSNSSSSTSLNSSSSLEEFSDKTPPKKYKYLADIYALGQFALTVSVPISYEEEGGKEEQKKAMVEEMQSIEKNGTWDMVDLSNKKFYGDLHGTCSPLRWPVYQFDGALQEEVYVTPPEGFIKEDKETK comes from the coding sequence ATGATTACAGTTGAAGTTTCTCCAAATGAAGAGACAAGGGTCAACTCCAGTGCATCTCCTAGTGCCTCCACTGCAACACAAAATGtatcaaattcatcatcttcaacaTCACTAAATAGCAGCTCTTCTCTTGAAGAATTTTCAGATAAGACACCTCCTAAGAAGTATAAATATTTAGCTGACATATATGCATTAGGGCAATTTGCTCTTACTGTTTCAGTTCCTATAAGttatgaagaagaaggtggAAAAGAAGAGCAGAAGAAAGCCATGGTAGAAGAGATGCAgtccattgaaaaaaatggaacatgGGATATGGTTGACTTGTCAAACAAAAAGTTCTATGGAGATTTACATGGGACATGCAGCCCATTGCGGTGGCCTGTTTATCAGTTTGATGGAGCTTTACAAGAAGAGGTTTATGTAACACCGCCAGAGGGATTCAtaaaggaagacaaagaaacaaag